In Sphingobacterium thalpophilum, a genomic segment contains:
- a CDS encoding glycosyltransferase family 4 protein, with amino-acid sequence MHYIIFHSDFSKRAGTERALFNLIEHLLTKENVFVTLLLGSEEKQTTFEFDRSKINIVFLKCKDRKENKLGLLTYYVDLFNKTRKYLRKLESDLDYTVICSNHLLAFCAYYACRGQTNVRIISCEHFSFHVAGKFSKYLRKLFYQHIVVVVLTEGDRLQIANLFNPKITVCIPNASPFLPEPYSGYGSKKILAIGRLTYQKGFDLLIDAFMLISPKYPEWTLNIIGDDYGDKSKLIQKISNYNISNVRLLSSTSNIEEVYKTSEFYVMSSRFEGLPMVLLEAMSFGLPLVSFDCPTGPREVIDNTNGILVEDGNISELALAMERMIVDDNLRKYFADGSEQKVLHYSKEKIGIMWDDLIDNI; translated from the coding sequence ATGCATTATATTATATTTCATTCAGATTTTAGTAAGAGAGCAGGTACTGAACGTGCTTTATTTAATCTTATTGAGCACTTATTGACAAAGGAGAATGTATTCGTTACATTATTACTTGGTTCTGAAGAGAAACAAACAACTTTTGAATTTGATCGGTCTAAAATAAATATTGTCTTTTTAAAATGTAAAGATCGAAAGGAAAATAAGTTGGGACTTCTAACCTATTATGTGGATTTATTTAATAAAACACGAAAATATCTACGTAAACTTGAGTCAGATTTGGATTATACTGTTATTTGCTCTAATCATCTTCTAGCGTTTTGCGCTTATTATGCCTGTAGGGGGCAAACCAATGTGCGCATTATTAGTTGTGAACACTTTTCATTTCATGTTGCCGGAAAATTCTCAAAGTATCTTCGAAAGCTGTTTTATCAACATATAGTCGTGGTAGTATTGACTGAAGGTGACCGATTGCAGATTGCAAACCTGTTTAATCCTAAAATTACCGTATGCATTCCAAATGCATCTCCATTTTTACCTGAGCCCTATAGTGGATATGGATCTAAAAAGATACTCGCAATAGGGCGTCTTACATATCAAAAAGGATTTGACCTACTGATCGATGCATTTATGCTTATATCACCTAAGTATCCTGAATGGACTCTAAATATTATAGGAGATGATTATGGTGATAAATCAAAATTAATTCAAAAAATTTCAAACTATAATATTTCTAATGTTAGGCTTTTATCGTCTACGAGTAATATCGAAGAAGTTTACAAGACAAGTGAATTCTATGTCATGAGTTCACGATTTGAAGGACTTCCAATGGTACTATTAGAAGCTATGTCATTTGGCTTGCCCCTAGTTTCTTTTGATTGCCCTACTGGACCGAGGGAAGTTATTGATAATACTAATGGTATACTTGTAGAGGATGGTAATATTTCAGAATTAGCGTTGGCCATGGAGAGGATGATTGTTGACGATAATTTAAGGAAATATTTTGCAGATGGATCAGAACAGAAAGTTCTTCATTACTCCAAGGAAAAAATTGGTATTATGTGGGATGATTTGATTGATAATATTTAA
- a CDS encoding glycosyltransferase family 2 protein: MKVSILVPMYNVANYIEKCATSLLEQSYDDIEYIFVDDSSTDETLFVLESTILKYPSLINDIKVVRHTRNLGLAEARNTGVVNANGDYILHVDGDDYIDKDMVSLMINKAIVEQADIVVCDFYFDWGDKLTRGSQSWNPDGSIFSKMLVSYSALPCVWNKLIKRELYEIGKITVPAGLNYGEDLVTIPKLMYFANRVTKVKKALYYYVQSNASSYTKSKVDKNIVDVQILYLNLTAFFKNQNRYDYIEDITIGKIRKRLEFFIEMDYQYWNKIDKLFPECKVKITNMNKFTKREQLMILLLNLPTLFPLRFFVVIYKKIFSNN; the protein is encoded by the coding sequence ATGAAAGTTTCAATTCTTGTACCAATGTATAACGTCGCAAATTATATAGAAAAATGTGCGACATCATTACTTGAGCAGAGCTATGATGATATAGAATATATTTTTGTGGATGATAGCAGCACAGATGAGACATTATTTGTTTTAGAGTCAACTATCTTAAAATATCCTAGTCTTATTAACGATATTAAAGTTGTTCGTCATACAAGAAATTTAGGTTTGGCGGAGGCGAGAAATACAGGCGTTGTTAATGCAAATGGAGATTATATTTTACATGTAGATGGTGATGATTATATAGATAAAGATATGGTTTCGTTAATGATCAACAAAGCAATTGTTGAACAGGCTGATATTGTGGTTTGTGACTTTTATTTTGATTGGGGTGATAAACTTACACGTGGAAGTCAATCGTGGAACCCGGATGGATCTATTTTCTCAAAAATGCTGGTTTCATACAGTGCTCTTCCTTGTGTTTGGAACAAACTTATAAAGAGAGAGCTTTATGAAATAGGTAAAATTACTGTACCTGCAGGTTTAAACTATGGAGAGGATTTAGTAACAATTCCGAAGTTAATGTACTTTGCTAATCGTGTGACTAAAGTCAAGAAAGCTCTATATTATTACGTCCAGTCAAATGCATCCTCTTATACAAAATCTAAAGTCGATAAAAATATTGTTGATGTACAAATTTTGTACTTAAATTTAACAGCGTTTTTTAAAAATCAAAATCGCTATGATTATATTGAAGATATTACAATAGGTAAAATTCGTAAACGGCTGGAATTTTTTATAGAAATGGACTATCAATATTGGAATAAAATAGATAAACTTTTTCCTGAATGCAAAGTAAAAATTACCAACATGAATAAATTCACTAAACGCGAGCAGTTGATGATTTTACTTCTAAATTTACCCACCTTATTTCCATTGCGATTTTTCGTAGTAATATATAAGAAAATCTTTTCGAATAACTGA
- a CDS encoding beta-1,6-N-acetylglucosaminyltransferase gives MRKIYIITAHKNPLQLNRLISVLNDSNSFFYIHLDLKSDLDTFKSIISSPNIYFIPNRVDCIWADFSQVEATLNLIDAVIENGIICSSQVTFLSGQDYPIKDLKYINKFLFENYGTSYITTESILKEDTGFLKKLYAYKINKSSNKNDFIFFSNKNPLKSVLFFLAGKINFDQLSIVLKKRVMPFAMEPFRGSNWWSMPIETLVSIKDFVNENYIELKSFFQYVVSADEYFFQTILMYLYKNDSDIVIKSSLTYDNWLREGVPLPVTFTVDDLDELVSQPDGKIFARKFDYDVDRNILDLLDSKYNLINK, from the coding sequence ATGAGGAAAATATATATAATTACTGCTCATAAAAATCCTTTACAGCTAAATCGCTTAATCAGTGTATTAAATGATTCGAATAGTTTCTTTTATATTCATTTAGATCTGAAGTCGGATTTAGATACTTTTAAAAGTATCATATCATCTCCTAATATTTATTTTATTCCTAATAGAGTAGACTGTATATGGGCTGATTTTTCTCAGGTTGAAGCGACTCTTAATCTTATAGACGCAGTTATTGAAAATGGGATAATTTGTTCATCACAAGTGACATTTTTGAGTGGGCAAGATTATCCTATCAAAGACTTAAAATATATTAATAAATTCTTGTTTGAAAATTACGGGACAAGCTATATTACGACTGAATCGATTTTAAAGGAAGATACTGGATTTTTAAAAAAGCTTTATGCGTACAAAATTAATAAGTCAAGTAATAAAAATGATTTTATATTTTTCTCAAATAAAAACCCCCTAAAGTCAGTTTTATTTTTTTTGGCTGGGAAAATTAATTTTGATCAGTTGTCTATAGTGTTAAAAAAACGAGTAATGCCTTTTGCTATGGAACCATTTAGGGGTTCAAATTGGTGGTCTATGCCTATTGAGACGCTTGTTTCAATAAAGGATTTCGTAAATGAAAACTACATAGAATTAAAGAGTTTTTTTCAATATGTAGTTTCTGCGGATGAATATTTCTTTCAGACAATTCTTATGTATCTATACAAAAATGATTCTGATATTGTTATAAAATCGTCATTAACTTATGATAATTGGTTACGAGAGGGAGTACCGCTGCCTGTGACCTTTACTGTTGATGATCTTGATGAACTAGTTTCTCAGCCAGATGGAAAGATTTTTGCTAGGAAATTCGACTATGATGTAGATCGTAATATACTTGATCTTTTAGATAGTAAATATAATTTAATAAATAAATAG
- a CDS encoding glycosyltransferase family 4 protein, whose protein sequence is MKNKRILYCFHSLSSHGGVEKIVSLKANYLASKFGYEIFIVTYAQFDKEIFFKLDPSIRVINLDIPKKKVHKSRFLNYLALKKYKKELAKKLFDTLLTYKPALSISLGGLEFEVLGKLKDGSIKIAEYHVTIGFFEYFNKSNSFFKSLRNKLYFRQFIHYASTYSRFIVLTDGDKEEWSRYLDNVEVIANPITIGEAILSTLDNKKVIAVGRYEPEKGFDELLRIWSKIILIYPDWKLYIKGSGSQKTYYNKFIKDHHMDESVVLEEPSVDMLEFYKDSAIFVSTSKFEGFSLVILEAMTFGIPIISFNCKHGPATLIENGFNGYLITPGDNDGFTNMLQKLMSDSNLRKELGNNSKIKSNIYDIDFIMKQWDELLVFLTKN, encoded by the coding sequence ATGAAAAATAAGCGAATATTATATTGTTTCCATTCCCTCTCATCACATGGAGGAGTGGAAAAAATAGTTAGTTTGAAAGCGAATTATTTGGCTTCAAAGTTTGGCTATGAAATTTTCATTGTCACATATGCGCAATTTGATAAAGAAATATTTTTCAAATTGGACCCTTCGATAAGAGTAATAAATCTTGACATTCCGAAGAAGAAAGTTCATAAATCTCGGTTTTTAAACTATTTAGCACTTAAAAAATATAAAAAGGAATTAGCGAAAAAATTGTTTGATACGCTCCTTACCTACAAACCCGCTTTATCTATATCTTTGGGAGGACTAGAGTTTGAAGTTTTAGGCAAATTGAAAGATGGGAGCATAAAAATAGCTGAATATCATGTTACAATAGGTTTTTTTGAATATTTTAATAAATCTAATAGTTTTTTTAAAAGTCTACGTAATAAGTTATACTTTCGCCAATTTATCCATTATGCAAGCACTTATAGTCGCTTTATTGTTTTAACTGATGGAGATAAAGAAGAGTGGTCAAGGTATTTAGATAATGTAGAAGTAATAGCTAATCCTATTACAATAGGAGAAGCAATTTTATCTACTCTCGACAATAAAAAAGTTATAGCAGTTGGTAGATATGAGCCAGAAAAAGGTTTTGATGAACTATTAAGAATTTGGAGCAAGATAATATTGATTTATCCAGATTGGAAATTATATATAAAAGGTAGTGGAAGTCAAAAGACATACTATAATAAATTTATAAAAGATCATCATATGGATGAAAGCGTTGTACTCGAGGAACCTTCAGTAGATATGTTGGAATTTTATAAAGACAGTGCAATATTCGTTTCAACATCTAAATTCGAAGGCTTCTCTTTAGTAATACTTGAAGCAATGACATTTGGAATCCCAATAATTTCTTTTAACTGCAAGCATGGTCCAGCCACTCTTATTGAAAATGGTTTTAACGGATATTTAATAACGCCCGGTGATAATGATGGGTTTACAAATATGTTGCAAAAGTTGATGTCGGATAGTAATCTCAGAAAAGAACTCGGGAACAATTCTAAAATAAAATCTAATATTTATGACATTGATTTTATCATGAAACAATGGGACGAACTTTTAGTATTCTTGACGAAGAATTGA
- a CDS encoding lipid II flippase MurJ gives MLKKVSILFVLKLVKIPLTLLLLSLTARYYGISLEKDIWLLVYTTVLVLDGALWGPINETYRAKFVMIKEKEGEKIAIGQTQSLLFFLTFFSLILVAIMYLIPDFFAKFLAPQYQGKDLQTLIQMIYWVAPVLIFNQLTQIGLSILNGYEIFYVAEISSFISIIINILFLYFLHNIFGINALPISYYVSAVALLFFIIYFVKKSNIALFTTSWRFDFNGFKTYFLFSAPFFIPYFIAQINYLVEKVLAGKLGNGTISTLDFAFKIPNMMYTILISVIMSVLVPVLSKNFANNKEMDFNSEFKSLFRIGVLVICSIVTLLLGCGDSIAKILYDKGNITMDNLILISDLSILYGFSLFGVFSYLMFGMSLLSSEQSKYYAFMGLLCQGGIILTNIIFYRILGIYTFPLSIFLSNFIFAFLMSKRYPFLTSLQLGARKYIIYSIFCIIIIFFMKKIIIIHGLYTSLLVFGMISLAIMIIGINLFKIEEKVILEQFLKKSLIKFKRR, from the coding sequence GTGTTAAAAAAAGTTAGTATTCTTTTTGTATTAAAGTTAGTTAAGATTCCATTGACACTTTTATTGCTTTCATTGACAGCAAGATATTATGGTATTAGTTTAGAAAAGGATATTTGGTTATTAGTTTATACTACAGTTCTCGTACTCGATGGGGCTCTTTGGGGGCCTATAAATGAGACATACAGAGCTAAATTTGTCATGATAAAAGAGAAAGAGGGTGAGAAAATAGCAATTGGGCAAACACAGTCTTTGCTTTTTTTCTTAACTTTTTTTTCTCTGATTCTTGTAGCAATCATGTATCTTATTCCAGATTTTTTTGCAAAATTTTTAGCTCCACAATATCAAGGTAAAGATTTGCAAACCTTGATTCAAATGATTTATTGGGTTGCGCCTGTCTTAATTTTTAATCAACTAACTCAAATAGGTTTAAGTATTTTAAATGGATACGAAATTTTCTACGTTGCAGAAATAAGTTCATTTATTTCGATTATTATAAATATTTTGTTTCTATATTTTCTTCACAATATCTTTGGAATTAATGCATTACCTATATCCTATTATGTATCAGCGGTAGCCCTTTTGTTTTTTATAATTTACTTTGTTAAAAAAAGTAATATAGCACTGTTTACAACTAGTTGGCGATTTGATTTTAATGGCTTTAAAACTTATTTTTTGTTTTCTGCACCTTTCTTTATTCCATATTTTATTGCACAGATAAATTATTTAGTCGAGAAAGTTTTGGCTGGTAAACTTGGAAATGGAACGATATCAACTTTAGATTTTGCTTTTAAGATTCCAAATATGATGTATACAATTTTAATAAGTGTGATTATGTCTGTATTGGTTCCTGTACTTTCTAAAAACTTTGCAAATAATAAAGAAATGGATTTCAATTCAGAATTCAAATCTTTATTTCGAATTGGGGTTTTGGTCATTTGTTCAATAGTTACTCTATTGTTAGGATGTGGAGATAGTATAGCAAAGATTTTATATGATAAAGGAAATATTACAATGGATAATTTGATATTAATTTCTGATTTATCCATATTATATGGGTTTTCTCTATTTGGAGTGTTTTCATACTTAATGTTTGGAATGAGTTTATTATCTTCAGAGCAATCAAAATATTATGCCTTTATGGGGTTATTATGTCAGGGGGGGATAATTTTAACAAACATTATTTTTTATCGAATACTTGGCATTTATACTTTTCCTTTATCAATTTTTCTATCCAATTTTATTTTCGCTTTTCTAATGAGCAAGAGATATCCATTTTTAACATCATTACAACTTGGAGCTAGAAAATATATAATATATAGTATTTTTTGTATTATAATTATTTTTTTTATGAAAAAAATAATTATAATACATGGTCTTTACACGTCATTATTGGTATTTGGAATGATAAGTCTAGCGATTATGATTATAGGAATAAATCTGTTTAAAATTGAAGAAAAAGTTATTTTAGAACAATTTTTAAAGAAATCTCTTATAAAATTTAAAAGAAGGTAA
- the rfbA gene encoding glucose-1-phosphate thymidylyltransferase RfbA — translation MKGIILAGGSGTRLHPLTLAVSKQLMPVYDKPMIYYPLSTLMLAGINEILIISTPQDLPNFQKLLGDGSQIGCKFSYKEQPSPDGLAQAFILGEEFIGNDKVALILGDNIFYASGMSKLLQDSSDPDGGVVFAYQVSDPERYGVVEFDQDNRVVSIEEKPKEPKSKYAVPGLYFYDNDVVEIAKNIKPSPRGELEITDINAEYLKRGKLKVGVFDRGTAWLDTGTINSLMQAGQFVQVIEERQGMKIGAIEEVAFRMGYISKAQLIGLAQTLTKSSYGSYLLKLLDNKIYNNN, via the coding sequence ATGAAAGGAATTATATTAGCCGGCGGCTCTGGCACACGTTTACATCCATTGACTTTAGCTGTGTCTAAACAATTGATGCCCGTTTATGACAAACCCATGATTTATTATCCTTTGTCCACCTTAATGTTGGCAGGGATCAACGAAATTTTAATTATTTCCACGCCGCAGGACTTGCCCAATTTCCAGAAGTTATTGGGCGATGGATCACAAATCGGCTGTAAGTTTTCTTACAAAGAGCAACCCAGTCCGGATGGTCTGGCACAAGCCTTTATTTTGGGTGAGGAGTTTATTGGAAACGATAAAGTTGCATTGATTCTTGGAGACAATATATTTTACGCATCAGGGATGTCCAAGTTGTTGCAAGACTCATCGGATCCAGATGGTGGCGTGGTATTTGCTTATCAGGTTTCTGATCCCGAGCGATATGGTGTTGTGGAGTTTGATCAGGACAATAGGGTTGTTTCTATAGAAGAAAAGCCGAAGGAACCGAAATCAAAGTATGCCGTACCCGGCTTATATTTCTATGACAATGACGTTGTTGAAATTGCCAAGAATATCAAGCCTTCGCCACGTGGAGAACTGGAGATCACGGATATTAATGCGGAGTATTTGAAACGCGGAAAATTAAAGGTAGGTGTATTTGACCGTGGTACAGCTTGGTTGGATACAGGAACTATCAATTCATTAATGCAAGCAGGACAGTTTGTACAAGTAATTGAGGAGCGTCAAGGAATGAAAATTGGTGCGATTGAGGAGGTTGCATTTAGGATGGGATATATATCTAAAGCGCAGCTCATTGGTTTAGCTCAGACACTAACTAAATCTAGTTATGGAAGTTATCTTCTGAAATTGCTGGATAATAAGATTTATAATAATAATTAA